A genome region from Tolypothrix sp. PCC 7712 includes the following:
- a CDS encoding NAD-dependent epimerase/dehydratase family protein, which produces MKVLVIGGDGYCGWATALYLSNQGYEVGILDSLVRRHWDNELGVETLTPIAPIQQRLQRWYDLTGKSIDLFVGDITNYEFLHKALHKFQPSAIVHFGEQRSAPFSMIDREHAVVTQVNNVVGTLNLLYAMREDFPDCHLVKLGTMGEYGTPNIDIEEGYITIEHNGRKDTLPYPKQPGSMYHLSKVHDSHNIHFACRIWGLRATDLNQGVVYGVLTEETGMDEMLINRLDYDGVFGTALNRFCIQAAIGHPLTVYGKGGQTRGFLDIRDTVRCVELAIANPAQAGEFRVFNQFTEQFSVGDLAIMVKKAGNAMGINVDINHLDNPRVEKEEHYFNAKNTKLLDLGLQPHYLSDSLLDSLLNFAIKYQTRVDQKQILPKVSWHRK; this is translated from the coding sequence ATGAAAGTCCTGGTTATTGGTGGCGATGGGTATTGTGGTTGGGCAACTGCTCTTTACCTTTCAAATCAAGGTTACGAAGTTGGGATTTTAGATAGTTTAGTGCGGCGGCACTGGGATAACGAGCTTGGTGTCGAAACTCTTACTCCGATCGCGCCAATTCAGCAACGTCTCCAGCGCTGGTACGATTTAACTGGTAAATCCATAGACTTGTTTGTTGGCGATATCACTAACTATGAATTCCTCCATAAAGCGCTGCACAAATTCCAACCCAGCGCTATAGTCCATTTTGGGGAACAGCGTTCGGCTCCATTTTCTATGATTGACCGTGAACACGCAGTTGTGACTCAGGTCAACAATGTAGTGGGCACTTTGAATTTGCTCTATGCGATGCGGGAAGATTTTCCTGATTGTCATCTTGTGAAGTTAGGGACAATGGGTGAATATGGTACTCCCAACATCGACATTGAAGAAGGCTATATCACCATTGAACATAATGGTCGCAAAGATACATTGCCTTATCCCAAACAGCCAGGTTCAATGTATCACCTCAGCAAAGTGCATGATAGTCACAATATCCATTTTGCTTGTCGGATTTGGGGACTGCGCGCTACAGACTTGAATCAAGGTGTGGTTTATGGCGTTTTAACTGAAGAAACGGGAATGGATGAAATGTTGATCAACCGCCTGGATTATGATGGCGTGTTTGGTACAGCACTCAACCGCTTCTGCATTCAAGCAGCTATCGGTCATCCTCTGACTGTTTACGGTAAAGGCGGACAAACACGCGGCTTTTTGGATATTCGGGATACAGTGAGGTGTGTAGAATTAGCGATCGCTAATCCTGCTCAAGCTGGCGAATTCCGTGTCTTCAACCAATTCACTGAACAATTTAGCGTTGGTGATTTGGCAATCATGGTGAAGAAAGCCGGCAATGCTATGGGAATCAATGTGGATATTAATCATCTAGATAATCCCAGAGTTGAGAAAGAAGAGCATTATTTCAACGCTAAAAACACTAAGCTGTTGGATTTAGGCTTACAACCTCACTATCTCTCTGATTCTCTCCTCGATTCTCTATTAAACTTTGCCATCAAATATCAAACCCGAGTCGATCAAAAGCAAATTTTGCCTAAAGTCTCTTGGCATAGAAAATAG
- the purC gene encoding phosphoribosylaminoimidazolesuccinocarboxamide synthase: protein MSVNSKLYEGKAKILYTTEDPEILLADYKDDATAFNAQKRGSIIGKGNINCTISSKLFEQLEARGIKTHFIDSPAPNQMRVKAVKILPLEVVVRNIAAGSLCQQTGLPLGTILKQPLVEFYYKNDALGDPLLTSDRLYLLELATPEQVETITHLALQINEFLRDFWQRCRITLVDFKLEFGVDSHQQVLLADEISPDTCRLWDSAEADANRRVMDKDRFRKDLGNIEDAYQEVLQRVLQAVGSEN, encoded by the coding sequence ATGTCTGTTAATTCCAAGTTATACGAAGGCAAAGCAAAAATACTCTATACGACGGAAGATCCTGAAATCTTACTGGCTGATTATAAAGATGATGCCACAGCCTTTAATGCCCAAAAACGCGGCAGTATCATAGGTAAGGGAAATATTAATTGCACTATTTCTAGTAAACTGTTTGAACAGTTAGAGGCAAGGGGGATTAAAACTCATTTTATTGATAGCCCCGCCCCAAACCAAATGCGGGTAAAGGCTGTGAAGATTTTACCCTTAGAAGTAGTTGTGCGGAATATTGCTGCTGGTAGCCTGTGTCAACAAACAGGTCTACCATTGGGCACAATACTAAAACAGCCTTTGGTAGAGTTTTACTACAAAAACGACGCATTAGGAGATCCGTTATTAACAAGCGATCGCCTCTACCTGCTGGAACTAGCTACTCCGGAACAAGTTGAGACAATTACCCATCTAGCATTGCAAATCAACGAGTTTCTACGGGACTTTTGGCAGCGTTGTCGGATTACACTAGTAGACTTCAAACTAGAGTTTGGCGTTGATTCACATCAGCAAGTGCTGTTGGCAGATGAAATTAGTCCAGACACTTGTCGGTTATGGGATTCAGCAGAAGCGGACGCTAACCGTCGGGTAATGGATAAAGACCGCTTTCGCAAAGACTTAGGAAATATAGAAGATGCTTACCAGGAGGTTTTACAAAGAGTTTTACAAGCCGTAGGATCTGAAAATTAA
- a CDS encoding GH25 family lysozyme: MQGIDVAGQDGRVDWTAVKNSGKTFAFVKATEGASVKDPTFARHWPTMKAAGIIRGAYHFFHPRTSDPVVQAQEFLKTIGKLEPGDLPPVLDIEVTDNVNDPKLIINAAKQWLVVVEKALLQQTGKPIKPIIYTYPGFWEGLGNPTGFAEYQLWIAHYDQPQPTVPTTWQGEYLIHQFREDVSGVPGVSGKADLNRFKDLQPGDSGLRVKNLQQQLTAIGLYTGAIDGKFSSAVKDAVISFQSSKGLQADGIVGIKTWLSLLWI; the protein is encoded by the coding sequence ATGCAAGGTATTGATGTTGCAGGTCAAGATGGCAGAGTAGATTGGACAGCAGTGAAAAACTCTGGTAAAACCTTCGCTTTTGTAAAAGCTACAGAAGGCGCTTCGGTGAAAGATCCCACTTTTGCTCGTCACTGGCCAACTATGAAGGCGGCGGGAATTATTCGTGGGGCTTATCATTTTTTTCACCCACGTACTTCCGATCCAGTTGTACAAGCTCAAGAGTTCTTAAAAACAATTGGCAAATTGGAACCTGGAGACTTACCACCAGTTTTAGATATAGAAGTCACTGATAATGTCAACGATCCAAAATTGATCATTAATGCCGCAAAGCAGTGGTTAGTAGTAGTTGAGAAAGCGCTTCTACAACAAACAGGAAAACCAATAAAACCAATTATTTATACTTACCCAGGTTTCTGGGAAGGGCTTGGTAACCCCACTGGTTTTGCTGAATACCAACTCTGGATTGCCCACTACGATCAACCCCAGCCAACAGTTCCTACTACTTGGCAAGGAGAATATTTAATTCATCAATTTAGAGAAGATGTCTCTGGTGTACCAGGCGTAAGTGGTAAAGCTGATTTGAATCGATTTAAGGATTTGCAACCTGGTGATTCCGGTTTAAGGGTCAAAAACCTACAACAACAATTAACAGCCATTGGTTTGTATACAGGTGCTATTGATGGCAAATTTTCATCGGCTGTTAAAGATGCTGTCATTAGTTTTCAATCATCTAAAGGTCTACAAGCAGATGGAATTGTCGGGATTAAAACTTGGCTCTCTTTACTTTGGATTTGA
- a CDS encoding glycosyltransferase family 4 protein: protein MRIALFTETFLPKVDGIVTRLRHTVDHLQRHGNQVLVVAPEGGITEHKGAKVYGVTGFPLPLYPELKMALPRPAIGYALEEFKPDIIHVVNPAVLGLSGIFYSKILKIPLVASYHTHLPQYLQHYGLGMLEGVLWELLKTAHNQAELNLCTSTAMMAELTAHGIERVDLWQRGVDTELFHPSLASAEMRSRLSQNHPESPLLLYVGRLSAEKEIERIKPILEAIPEARLALVGDGPHRQALEKHFAGTNTNFVGYLMGRELGSAFASADAFIFPSRTETLGLVLLEAMAAGCPVVAARSGGIPDIVTDGVNGYLFKPTADIQGAITATVRLLQEKQECDLIRQNARKEAEKWGWANATRQLQDYYEKVIYAQQLTAAI from the coding sequence ATGAGAATTGCTCTATTCACTGAAACCTTTTTGCCCAAGGTTGACGGTATTGTAACGCGCTTGCGTCATACCGTTGACCATCTACAGCGTCATGGAAATCAAGTTTTAGTGGTTGCCCCTGAAGGCGGGATCACCGAACATAAAGGAGCTAAAGTTTACGGCGTGACTGGCTTTCCTTTGCCATTGTATCCAGAATTAAAAATGGCATTGCCTCGCCCAGCTATAGGTTACGCTTTAGAGGAGTTTAAGCCAGATATTATTCATGTCGTCAATCCTGCAGTTTTGGGTTTATCTGGCATATTTTACAGCAAAATCCTCAAAATTCCTTTAGTAGCCTCTTATCATACTCATTTACCCCAATATCTCCAGCATTACGGCTTAGGAATGTTGGAAGGTGTGCTGTGGGAATTATTGAAAACTGCACATAATCAAGCCGAGTTAAACCTGTGTACTTCCACTGCAATGATGGCAGAATTGACAGCACATGGCATTGAACGAGTAGATTTGTGGCAAAGAGGGGTGGATACAGAATTATTTCATCCTAGTTTAGCCAGTGCCGAAATGCGATCGCGTTTATCGCAAAATCATCCAGAAAGTCCTTTGTTACTATATGTTGGTCGCCTGTCTGCGGAAAAAGAAATTGAGCGCATCAAACCGATTTTAGAAGCAATTCCCGAAGCGCGCTTGGCATTGGTCGGAGATGGCCCCCACCGCCAAGCCCTAGAAAAGCACTTTGCTGGCACAAACACCAACTTTGTTGGCTATCTTATGGGACGGGAATTAGGTTCGGCTTTTGCGAGTGCTGATGCCTTTATTTTTCCTTCCCGTACAGAGACACTAGGATTAGTGTTATTAGAAGCAATGGCAGCCGGTTGCCCAGTAGTAGCAGCCCGTTCTGGAGGAATTCCTGATATTGTTACAGATGGGGTCAACGGCTATCTTTTTAAGCCTACAGCAGATATTCAAGGTGCAATTACCGCTACTGTTCGCCTGTTACAAGAGAAACAAGAATGTGACCTGATCCGTCAAAATGCTCGTAAAGAAGCTGAAAAATGGGGATGGGCAAACGCCACTCGCCAGTTACAGGATTACTATGAAAAGGTAATTTACGCGCAACAATTGACAGCAGCCATCTGA
- a CDS encoding DUF4291 domain-containing protein: MRLITEPYLNQVSCWPQTGRHILAQYDDQSIVVYQAYRPAIGHFAATHGYFGGDFSFDRMSWIKPNFLWMMYRSGWGIKTEQGVVLAIWIQRWSFEEMLSVAVHSTFMPELYPSETTWKAALKESQVRLQWDPDHHPSGAKLERRAIQIGLRGKFLANYAKDWILHIEDISDFVQQQRQNINSDCAQLITPRETVYSVSDQQTQKQLGLSAWTE, encoded by the coding sequence ATGCGGCTGATAACAGAACCTTATCTAAATCAAGTAAGTTGCTGGCCTCAAACTGGTCGTCACATTCTAGCCCAATATGACGACCAATCAATTGTTGTGTACCAAGCATATCGTCCGGCTATTGGTCATTTCGCCGCCACTCATGGTTATTTTGGTGGCGACTTTAGTTTTGACCGCATGAGTTGGATCAAACCTAATTTTTTATGGATGATGTATCGTTCCGGATGGGGTATAAAAACTGAGCAAGGAGTAGTATTAGCTATTTGGATTCAACGTTGGTCTTTTGAAGAAATGTTGTCAGTTGCAGTGCATTCCACTTTTATGCCCGAATTATATCCCAGTGAAACTACTTGGAAAGCAGCGCTAAAAGAATCACAAGTAAGATTACAATGGGACCCAGATCATCACCCATCTGGTGCTAAATTAGAACGGCGTGCTATTCAGATAGGGCTACGCGGAAAATTCTTAGCTAATTATGCCAAAGATTGGATCTTGCATATTGAAGATATCTCTGATTTTGTCCAACAACAGCGGCAAAACATTAATTCTGACTGTGCCCAATTGATTACGCCACGGGAGACAGTTTACTCTGTGAGTGATCAACAAACGCAAAAGCAGCTGGGATTATCTGCCTGGACTGAATAG
- a CDS encoding GAF domain-containing protein: protein MTLPNPGSVLATLTELTQVNRTHALLRRVKDLSVNEFVCLLDFITAEFQQFLRAIELINNEALETMLEKVLEAITLKIGQILQAEHTAIFLVDYDKNQLWSKVPQDNTQKFLEIRTPITVGIPGHVASTGQYLNIAETSTHPLFSPDLEKQMGYKIHNILCMPVMSSKNQTVAVVQLANKAGDLPFNQDDEERFRDFAASIGIILESCQTFYVAARNQRGATALLRATQTLGQSLDLEATLQIVMEQARILMQADRSTLFLHRKEMGELWTKVAAAADGANTIEIRMPSNRGIVGFVASTGQAVNIPDAYKDPRFDPTTDRKTGYVTRNILCLPVFNSANELIGVTQLINKQQGSFTASDEEFMRAFNIQAGIALENARLFENVLLEKQYQKDILQSLSDAVISTDMEGRIVTINDAALALLGCPVRDTNTKPNKRLWEQNLLGRLVWEVVPIENLQMRLEDSLKTGAKHYVPEQSLTVGLYPIQSSETKSPSETLDAGVWTQHFILAVRDRTNPDVFIPWNQPLTPQSKFLSASEVQKLERSLNLTVNPLTNPEGGVRGGLVVLEDISREKRMKTTMYRYLTPHVAEQVMALGEDALMVGERKEVTILFSDIRGYTTLTENLGAAEVVSLLNQYFETMVEAVFNHEGTLDKFIGDALMAVFGAPLPLTENHAWRSVQAALDMRQRLAEFNRRRIIQSQPQINIGIGISSGEVVSGNIGSHKRMDYTVIGDGVNLSSRLEAVTKEYGCDIILSEFTYQLCSDRIWTRQLDKIRVKGKYQAVNIYELISDRTQPLDDATQEFLFYYQSGRIAYLARNFTRAIACFEAAKNLRPHDQAVNIHIERSYNYQKTPPHDSWDGVWTMANK from the coding sequence ATGACACTCCCTAATCCTGGTAGCGTCTTGGCTACATTAACCGAACTCACTCAAGTCAATCGTACCCACGCTTTATTGCGTCGTGTGAAAGACCTTTCTGTTAACGAATTTGTTTGTTTATTAGATTTTATTACTGCGGAATTTCAGCAATTTCTCAGAGCTATTGAATTAATCAATAATGAAGCTCTAGAAACTATGTTGGAAAAAGTTCTAGAAGCAATCACATTAAAAATAGGTCAAATTCTGCAAGCAGAACACACGGCTATTTTTTTAGTAGATTATGATAAAAATCAATTGTGGTCAAAAGTTCCCCAGGATAATACACAAAAATTTTTAGAAATTCGTACGCCCATTACAGTTGGTATTCCTGGTCATGTTGCCAGTACTGGACAATATTTAAATATAGCTGAAACTTCTACTCATCCCTTATTTAGCCCAGATTTAGAAAAGCAAATGGGCTATAAAATTCATAATATTTTATGTATGCCAGTTATGAGCAGCAAAAATCAAACTGTAGCTGTAGTACAACTGGCCAATAAAGCTGGTGATTTGCCATTTAATCAAGATGATGAAGAACGGTTTCGGGATTTTGCTGCTTCGATTGGGATTATCTTAGAAAGCTGTCAGACTTTTTATGTCGCAGCACGCAACCAACGGGGAGCAACAGCACTTTTAAGAGCAACTCAAACTCTGGGGCAAAGTTTAGATTTAGAAGCAACTTTGCAAATAGTTATGGAGCAAGCCCGAATTTTAATGCAAGCAGATCGCAGTACTCTGTTTTTGCATCGTAAAGAAATGGGCGAACTTTGGACAAAGGTAGCCGCCGCCGCAGATGGTGCAAATACTATAGAAATCCGGATGCCCAGCAATCGCGGTATTGTTGGTTTTGTGGCTTCCACTGGGCAAGCTGTAAATATTCCCGATGCTTATAAAGACCCCCGGTTTGACCCAACTACAGATAGAAAAACTGGATATGTAACTCGCAATATTTTGTGTTTGCCTGTGTTTAATTCAGCCAATGAATTAATTGGCGTAACACAGTTAATTAATAAACAGCAAGGTAGTTTTACTGCCTCTGATGAAGAATTTATGCGAGCATTTAATATCCAAGCTGGAATTGCTTTGGAAAATGCTCGTTTATTTGAAAATGTCCTGTTAGAAAAACAGTATCAAAAAGACATTTTACAAAGTTTGTCTGATGCGGTTATTTCTACAGATATGGAAGGGAGAATTGTCACTATTAATGATGCCGCATTAGCATTACTTGGTTGTCCTGTTAGAGATACAAATACAAAACCTAATAAGCGGTTGTGGGAACAAAATTTACTCGGTCGCTTGGTTTGGGAAGTGGTACCAATTGAAAATTTGCAAATGCGCTTGGAAGATAGTTTAAAAACAGGGGCTAAACATTACGTTCCCGAGCAAAGTTTGACTGTGGGGTTATATCCCATCCAAAGTTCTGAAACTAAGTCGCCCAGTGAAACCTTAGATGCAGGAGTTTGGACGCAGCATTTTATTTTGGCAGTACGCGATCGCACTAATCCAGATGTGTTTATTCCCTGGAATCAACCCCTAACTCCTCAATCGAAGTTTTTGAGTGCTAGCGAGGTACAAAAGTTAGAACGCAGCCTGAATTTAACAGTAAATCCCCTAACTAACCCAGAAGGCGGCGTGAGAGGTGGCTTAGTTGTCTTAGAAGACATCAGCCGCGAAAAACGCATGAAAACTACCATGTACCGCTATCTCACCCCCCATGTAGCCGAACAGGTTATGGCTTTGGGGGAAGATGCTTTAATGGTGGGGGAACGCAAGGAAGTAACTATCTTATTTTCCGATATTCGCGGTTACACCACACTCACAGAAAATCTCGGGGCGGCGGAGGTGGTATCGCTGCTCAACCAATATTTTGAAACGATGGTAGAGGCAGTATTTAACCATGAAGGCACCCTAGATAAGTTTATTGGTGATGCTTTAATGGCAGTATTTGGCGCACCTTTACCATTAACAGAAAATCACGCCTGGCGTTCTGTACAAGCAGCCCTAGATATGCGCCAACGCCTAGCAGAATTTAATCGCCGGCGGATTATTCAATCACAACCACAAATTAACATCGGCATTGGGATTAGTTCGGGAGAAGTGGTTTCTGGTAACATCGGTTCTCACAAACGCATGGATTACACCGTCATCGGTGATGGCGTAAATTTAAGTTCCCGTTTGGAAGCCGTCACCAAAGAATATGGTTGTGACATTATTTTGAGCGAATTTACCTACCAACTGTGCAGCGATCGCATTTGGACGCGTCAGCTAGATAAAATCCGCGTCAAAGGTAAGTATCAAGCGGTAAATATCTATGAATTAATTAGCGATCGCACTCAACCCCTCGACGATGCTACCCAAGAATTTCTGTTTTATTACCAGTCGGGGCGCATAGCTTACTTAGCAAGGAACTTTACCCGGGCGATCGCTTGCTTTGAAGCCGCAAAAAATCTTCGCCCTCATGACCAAGCAGTTAATATCCATATAGAACGCTCTTATAACTATCAAAAAACACCACCCCACGATTCTTGGGATGGTGTCTGGACAATGGCAAATAAATAG
- a CDS encoding BamA/TamA family outer membrane protein, translating to MRLSPAMVAAVAIAAPLSTPISANAQTANPDLSQPAEVLTSATNQQSENGIAQEESSEQVKSAATFPEAATVKASQAQTVAALPIPAANKTQPVIVPTAMSTTGYAYAPTTPSAGVKALQGLQSRNIAAVTIQPTNPALKSVIVPSATPNTSSAGVRALQGLQSRNIAVSPMQTAQTPQETTPQPTPQETTPQPTLQQAPQTTPQETTPQPTLQQAPQTTPRPTTPQQTTPQPTPGTQQPAPAPAPGATPPLGSPVFPTNPDTSTESSEPRVLVSEVAVRAQSGQLTPELENQVYSVVRTQPGRTTTRTQLQEDINAIFGTGFFSNVQAVPEDTPLGVRVSFVVQPNPILTKVQVQANPGTSVPSVLPQNTADEVFREQYGKILNLRDLQEGIKQLTKRYQDKGYVLANVIGAPQVSESGVVTLQIAEGVVENIRVRFRNKEGQETDEQGQPIRGRTQPYIVTRELELKPGQVFNRNTVQRDLQRVYGLGIFEDVNVSLDPGSDPSRVDVVVNVAERNSGSIAAGAGISSASGLFGTISYQQQNLNGRNQKLGAELQVGERELLFDLRFTDPWIDGDPYRTSYTANIFRRRSISLIFDGKDQNIETFLPGDTEGDRPRVVRLGGGVTFTRPLSANPFGNSEWTASAGFQYQRVSTKDADGNSVTQGTIYQNGQPTELIPLTQSGSGDDDLFLLQVGAQRDLRNNPLQPTSGSYLRFGVDQSVPIGQGSIFLTRLRGSYSQYLPISLLNFSKGPQTLAFNLQGGTVLGDLPPYEAFTLGGSNSVRGYEEGTLTSARSYVQASVEYRFPVFSVVSGALFFDFGTDLGTSTRAAEILNKNGTGYGYGLGVRVQSPLGPIRVDYGINDDGDSRINFGIGERF from the coding sequence ATGCGTTTATCTCCCGCAATGGTGGCAGCAGTAGCAATTGCAGCCCCTCTAAGTACCCCAATAAGTGCAAATGCACAAACAGCTAACCCAGATTTGTCACAACCAGCAGAGGTGTTGACATCAGCGACAAATCAACAATCGGAAAATGGGATCGCTCAAGAAGAATCTAGCGAACAAGTAAAATCCGCTGCTACTTTTCCAGAAGCAGCAACCGTGAAAGCTTCCCAGGCTCAGACTGTAGCTGCCTTGCCAATTCCAGCAGCCAATAAGACACAGCCAGTCATAGTACCAACTGCGATGTCTACGACGGGCTACGCCTACGCACCCACAACCCCAAGTGCAGGGGTAAAGGCACTGCAAGGTCTTCAGTCTCGCAATATCGCTGCTGTAACCATTCAGCCAACAAATCCGGCCCTAAAATCTGTTATAGTGCCCAGCGCCACACCTAACACCTCTAGCGCCGGGGTAAGGGCACTCCAGGGTCTGCAATCTCGCAACATCGCTGTCTCGCCTATGCAGACAGCACAGACTCCACAAGAAACAACCCCACAGCCAACTCCCCAGGAAACAACTCCCCAGCCAACTCTCCAACAAGCGCCACAAACAACTCCACAGGAAACAACTCCCCAACCAACCCTCCAACAAGCGCCACAAACAACTCCCAGACCCACAACTCCACAGCAAACAACCCCACAGCCCACGCCAGGTACCCAACAACCAGCACCTGCTCCGGCTCCTGGTGCTACTCCACCCCTAGGTTCACCTGTATTTCCCACGAATCCAGACACCTCTACAGAGTCGAGTGAACCCCGAGTATTAGTATCAGAAGTTGCAGTAAGAGCGCAATCGGGGCAACTCACACCAGAACTGGAAAATCAAGTTTATTCTGTAGTTCGTACCCAGCCAGGAAGAACCACCACCCGTACCCAACTCCAAGAAGATATCAATGCCATCTTTGGTACTGGCTTTTTCTCCAATGTCCAAGCAGTACCAGAAGATACGCCATTAGGAGTCCGGGTCAGCTTTGTGGTGCAACCCAACCCAATTTTGACCAAAGTCCAAGTCCAAGCCAATCCCGGCACTAGCGTGCCCTCAGTACTGCCACAAAATACAGCAGATGAAGTTTTCCGCGAGCAGTATGGCAAAATTCTCAACTTGCGTGACTTGCAGGAAGGTATCAAGCAATTAACCAAACGCTATCAAGATAAAGGTTACGTACTAGCCAATGTCATCGGTGCACCCCAAGTCTCTGAAAGTGGGGTTGTGACTTTGCAAATCGCAGAAGGGGTAGTAGAGAATATTCGAGTCCGGTTCCGCAATAAAGAAGGTCAGGAGACCGACGAACAAGGACAACCAATTCGCGGACGGACACAGCCATATATCGTAACCCGAGAATTAGAGTTGAAACCAGGACAAGTCTTCAACCGTAACACCGTGCAAAGAGACTTGCAACGGGTTTACGGCTTGGGCATCTTTGAAGATGTCAACGTTTCCCTTGATCCTGGTAGCGACCCCAGTCGGGTAGATGTGGTAGTCAACGTAGCTGAACGTAATAGCGGTTCGATTGCTGCAGGTGCGGGGATTAGTTCTGCCAGTGGTCTATTTGGTACTATTAGTTACCAACAGCAAAACCTCAATGGCAGAAACCAAAAATTGGGGGCAGAGTTACAAGTAGGTGAAAGAGAACTGCTATTTGACCTGCGCTTTACAGACCCTTGGATTGACGGCGATCCCTACCGCACTTCCTATACTGCCAATATTTTCCGTCGTCGTTCTATCTCCTTGATTTTTGACGGTAAAGACCAAAATATCGAGACCTTTCTCCCAGGAGATACCGAAGGCGATCGCCCCCGTGTTGTCCGCTTAGGTGGTGGTGTAACTTTTACACGTCCGCTTTCGGCTAATCCTTTCGGTAATTCCGAATGGACTGCTTCGGCTGGTTTCCAATATCAACGGGTTTCCACCAAAGATGCTGATGGTAATAGCGTCACTCAAGGCACAATTTACCAGAATGGTCAACCCACAGAACTGATTCCCCTCACGCAGTCTGGGTCAGGTGATGACGATTTATTCTTATTACAGGTAGGAGCGCAACGCGATCTCCGTAATAATCCCCTACAACCAACTAGCGGTTCTTATCTCCGTTTTGGGGTCGATCAATCTGTACCCATTGGGCAAGGTAGCATTTTCCTTACCAGGTTAAGGGGTAGCTACAGCCAATATTTACCCATCAGCCTATTAAACTTCAGCAAGGGGCCCCAAACCCTAGCCTTTAACTTGCAAGGTGGTACTGTTTTAGGTGACTTACCCCCTTATGAAGCCTTTACCTTAGGTGGTAGTAACTCCGTGCGAGGCTATGAAGAAGGCACATTAACCAGCGCCCGCAG
- a CDS encoding DMT family transporter → MTIDYLKKSAFGFKGLLYALLAILIWATIGVTFKLTVPHLDSFTTTLYVTFLSTCVLGINIVRQKKLLILQKEWKKQQFFFVIAGIMGMGIQQICGLKGYQLLPASQVVVMFYIYPLLMTFFGALWFHEKLSRKSVLLLITGCVGVYLLIAKNQILAIQLNLGTAATLAAAATWALFCVLIKHKNFDPDAGMFLFNLFGLLFLLGLVPAFGLTLTLTSTQWLGIIYLAVFPNTIASLLWNQALHLNSTQICSMIALLTPLFSLMFNVSILHESIMPIQLIGFIILVGSVILNLGSCLKFKSSY, encoded by the coding sequence ATGACAATAGATTACTTAAAAAAGTCTGCTTTTGGTTTTAAAGGTCTGCTGTATGCATTGTTAGCTATTTTGATTTGGGCAACAATTGGTGTGACATTCAAATTAACTGTGCCACATCTCGATAGTTTTACCACAACGCTATATGTGACTTTCTTGTCAACTTGCGTTCTTGGTATTAACATTGTCAGGCAGAAAAAATTGCTAATTCTGCAAAAGGAATGGAAAAAGCAGCAGTTTTTCTTCGTAATTGCTGGAATTATGGGTATGGGTATTCAGCAAATCTGCGGCTTGAAAGGCTATCAACTTCTGCCAGCTTCCCAGGTGGTTGTCATGTTTTATATCTATCCATTGCTGATGACATTCTTTGGAGCCTTGTGGTTTCATGAAAAGTTATCTCGCAAATCAGTCTTACTGCTGATAACAGGTTGTGTGGGAGTGTATTTGTTGATTGCCAAAAACCAAATATTGGCGATTCAATTAAATCTTGGTACTGCTGCAACATTAGCAGCAGCAGCAACTTGGGCTTTGTTTTGTGTGTTGATCAAGCACAAAAATTTTGATCCAGATGCAGGAATGTTTTTGTTTAACTTATTTGGCTTGTTGTTTTTACTCGGTTTAGTACCAGCATTTGGCTTGACATTGACATTAACCTCTACTCAATGGCTAGGGATTATCTATTTAGCGGTATTTCCGAATACGATTGCTTCTTTACTGTGGAATCAAGCATTGCATCTAAATTCAACACAAATATGTTCAATGATTGCATTACTAACTCCGCTGTTTTCACTAATGTTTAATGTGTCAATTCTCCATGAATCAATTATGCCAATACAATTAATTGGATTTATAATTTTAGTTGGCTCAGTTATTCTAAATCTTGGTAGTTGTTTAAAATTTAAATCTAGCTATTAG